One genomic window of Undibacterium cyanobacteriorum includes the following:
- a CDS encoding aldo/keto reductase — protein MKQKKLGNSDLMVSEVCLGTMTFGEQNTEAEAHQQLDYALAHGVNFIDTAEMYPVMPRAETVNRTEQFIGTWIKQSGQRDQIILATKVAGPSRGMPWIRNGENDLDEKNIRLAVEGSLRRLQTDYIDLYQLHWPSRNAPIFGQKEFNPELERESVAIEATLDVLDALVKEGKIRHIGVSNETPWGVSEFIKHAERKQQTRIVSIQNPYHLMNRSYEQGLTETCFREQVSLLAYSPLAFGRLTGKYVDDAQAKGRLTQFPPTWSPRYMRQEVIATSGRYTKLARDYGYTPTQLALAWCYSRWFVTSTIIGATNLQQLEENIRATDVKLTEEVISAINAIHAVAANPAQ, from the coding sequence ATGAAACAAAAGAAATTGGGCAATAGTGATTTGATGGTGTCCGAAGTCTGTCTCGGCACCATGACTTTTGGCGAGCAAAACACAGAAGCTGAAGCGCATCAGCAACTGGATTATGCGCTGGCACATGGCGTCAATTTTATCGACACCGCGGAGATGTATCCCGTGATGCCACGTGCCGAAACAGTGAACCGCACCGAACAATTCATCGGTACATGGATTAAACAATCCGGACAACGTGATCAAATCATCCTTGCCACCAAAGTTGCCGGTCCATCGCGCGGCATGCCTTGGATACGCAATGGCGAGAATGATCTCGACGAAAAAAACATTCGACTCGCCGTCGAAGGCAGTTTGCGTCGTTTACAAACTGATTACATCGATCTCTATCAACTCCACTGGCCAAGTCGCAATGCGCCGATTTTTGGGCAAAAAGAATTTAATCCTGAGCTCGAGCGCGAGAGTGTTGCGATCGAGGCGACTTTAGACGTGCTGGACGCCCTCGTCAAAGAAGGTAAGATACGTCATATTGGCGTCTCCAACGAGACTCCTTGGGGTGTCAGTGAATTTATCAAGCACGCCGAACGCAAACAGCAAACGCGCATTGTCTCGATTCAAAATCCCTATCATTTGATGAATCGTAGCTACGAACAAGGACTCACAGAAACTTGTTTCCGCGAACAAGTGAGCCTACTCGCGTATAGTCCGCTCGCCTTCGGTCGTCTGACCGGCAAATATGTCGACGACGCCCAAGCCAAAGGACGTTTGACGCAATTTCCACCAACCTGGAGTCCGCGCTATATGCGTCAAGAAGTGATCGCCACCAGTGGTCGTTACACCAAACTTGCGCGCGATTATGGCTACACACCAACACAGCTCGCCTTAGCATGGTGTTATTCACGTTGGTTCGTCACCAGCACCATCATCGGTGCGACAAATTTACAGCAATTAGAAGAAAACATCCGTGCCACGGACGTGAAATTGACAGAGGAAGTGATATCGGCGATTAATGCGATTCATGCTGTGGCAGCGAATCCGGCGCAGTAA
- a CDS encoding pseudouridine synthase: protein MSEQNSEEMNNGSDSQPSATKAPAKRAPRKPKGLGLNTVGADVIGTEDVTKSSAAKTRKPRVAKAAATEHAALSAEANGASGDANSVVEKPKRTNNPKLKSRKPASRKPAHESASHETGHVAAESNDGENLERGRRQESGAESSERQARKHGQKHGKKHGQRNPQHGETRADGQQQRQGGNKHGKSKSGPNRHAQGHGKTANSADDVFSFVTSDAYDAFGDEDQRGGKNKKPRRDLTADDDAPKLHKVLAEAGLGSRRDMEELIIAGRVSVNGEPAHIGQRILPTDQVRINGKLVQRKVTKKPPRVLVYHKPAGEIVSTSDPEGRASVFDSLPQMKVGKWLAVGRLDYNTEGLLLFTTSGDLANRLMHPRYGIEREYAVRTLGELEEGMRQKLLAGVELEDGLAQFSKISDGGGEGVNKWYRVIIGEGRNREVRRMFEAVGLTVSRLIRTRYGVMTLPSNLKRGRWEELEEDAVRSLMKVSGLDMPKGENRAAEKSAKNNERAGKVNGNRIQGKGPRNVNPFDAPVQRSYEPTVRGGFAHAQVGLSGREAGLSGKSAKPNKNNKNNKNRSRQPDPLQTALGFSMQERRGPTVRGSSQALGQAIAARRRSRTK from the coding sequence ATGAGCGAACAAAATTCCGAAGAAATGAATAACGGCAGTGATAGCCAGCCATCGGCGACAAAAGCGCCAGCAAAACGCGCCCCGCGTAAACCAAAAGGTTTGGGTTTGAATACGGTTGGCGCAGATGTGATTGGCACTGAGGACGTGACTAAGAGTTCAGCCGCGAAAACACGCAAGCCACGTGTAGCAAAAGCAGCTGCAACTGAGCATGCTGCGTTGAGCGCTGAGGCGAATGGCGCCAGCGGCGATGCAAATTCTGTGGTGGAAAAACCAAAGCGTACCAACAATCCTAAGCTAAAATCCCGTAAGCCAGCGTCACGCAAGCCTGCGCATGAAAGTGCCAGCCATGAGACTGGTCATGTTGCTGCTGAGTCGAATGATGGTGAGAATCTCGAGCGAGGTCGTCGTCAGGAATCTGGTGCGGAATCTTCGGAGCGTCAAGCGCGCAAGCACGGACAAAAACACGGCAAAAAGCATGGTCAGAGAAATCCTCAGCACGGCGAAACTCGTGCGGATGGGCAGCAGCAGCGCCAAGGCGGAAATAAGCACGGTAAATCGAAATCTGGCCCCAATCGTCACGCTCAAGGGCATGGTAAAACGGCGAATTCGGCTGACGATGTATTCTCTTTTGTGACGTCCGATGCGTATGATGCCTTTGGTGACGAAGATCAGCGCGGCGGCAAAAACAAGAAGCCGCGTCGCGATTTGACGGCCGATGATGATGCGCCAAAACTGCATAAAGTGTTGGCAGAAGCTGGTCTCGGGTCGCGTCGTGATATGGAGGAGTTGATTATCGCGGGTCGCGTTTCTGTGAATGGTGAGCCAGCACATATTGGTCAGCGCATTTTGCCGACTGATCAAGTCCGTATCAATGGTAAGTTGGTGCAACGTAAAGTGACTAAGAAGCCGCCGCGCGTATTGGTTTACCACAAGCCTGCTGGTGAAATCGTCAGTACCTCTGATCCGGAAGGTCGTGCATCGGTATTTGATAGTTTGCCGCAGATGAAGGTTGGTAAATGGTTGGCGGTTGGACGTCTTGATTACAACACGGAAGGTCTATTGTTGTTCACAACCTCTGGTGATTTGGCTAATCGATTGATGCACCCACGTTACGGTATCGAGCGTGAATATGCGGTACGTACTTTGGGTGAGTTGGAAGAGGGTATGCGTCAGAAGTTGTTGGCGGGTGTTGAGTTGGAAGATGGCTTGGCACAATTCTCTAAGATTTCTGATGGCGGTGGTGAAGGTGTGAATAAGTGGTATCGCGTCATCATTGGCGAAGGTCGTAATCGTGAAGTTCGTCGTATGTTTGAGGCGGTTGGCTTGACCGTATCGCGCTTGATTCGTACTCGCTACGGCGTCATGACTTTGCCATCCAATTTGAAGCGTGGACGTTGGGAAGAGTTGGAAGAAGATGCAGTTCGTAGCTTGATGAAAGTCAGTGGTTTGGATATGCCGAAAGGCGAGAATCGAGCCGCGGAAAAATCTGCGAAAAACAATGAACGTGCAGGCAAAGTCAACGGCAATCGCATTCAAGGCAAAGGCCCACGTAATGTGAATCCGTTCGACGCACCCGTGCAGCGCAGTTACGAACCGACCGTTCGAGGCGGTTTTGCGCATGCGCAAGTGGGTTTGTCTGGCCGTGAAGCTGGTTTGAGCGGCAAGAGTGCAAAGCCGAACAAAAATAATAAAAATAACAAGAATCGTAGTCGTCAACCAGATCCATTGCAGACGGCTTTGGGCTTTAGCATGCAAGAGCGTCGTGGTCCGACTGTTCGTGGTAGTTCGCAAGCTTTGGGGCAAGCGATTGCTGCGCGTCGCCGCTCTCGGACTAAATAA
- a CDS encoding alpha/beta hydrolase — translation MKKLFPLVMLTAILSSGCMTVTVSSKQFVPRDTNKLALLKTSAPDYQTRDIEFVQADGSISRGVYFSKPGAQATVLYFLGSGIRLDADGAFFLKPFADLNLNVIAFDYRSFGRSDATTKTHGLKEIESDTAALYDYARGMVQGRLIVHGHSFGSFVAAHLAGQRKLDGLVLEGTGTDARTYAQNLTPWFAKPFVSYNVVGDVAEVDNRRSLQEIQFPILIIAGKRDTTTPEPTARELFDGLKQRQKRFVSVDAGHMDGMVFPEAKVAYKQLLQDVENSK, via the coding sequence ATGAAGAAGTTGTTTCCCCTTGTAATGTTGACGGCGATCTTGTCGTCTGGATGTATGACAGTCACAGTAAGCTCTAAACAGTTCGTACCACGTGACACCAATAAGCTGGCGTTGTTGAAAACAAGTGCGCCAGACTATCAAACTCGCGATATCGAGTTTGTGCAAGCCGATGGATCAATTAGTCGCGGCGTCTACTTCAGTAAGCCTGGGGCGCAGGCAACCGTTTTGTATTTTCTCGGTAGTGGCATTCGTCTCGACGCAGATGGTGCCTTTTTCCTCAAGCCATTCGCTGATCTGAACCTGAATGTGATCGCTTTTGATTACCGAAGTTTTGGCCGTAGTGATGCCACAACAAAAACGCATGGATTGAAAGAAATCGAAAGCGATACTGCTGCTTTGTATGACTATGCACGTGGCATGGTACAAGGTCGTTTAATCGTCCATGGACATTCCTTTGGCAGCTTTGTTGCCGCGCATTTGGCAGGACAGCGCAAGCTCGATGGCTTGGTGCTCGAAGGTACCGGCACTGATGCAAGAACCTATGCCCAGAATTTGACGCCTTGGTTCGCCAAACCATTTGTGTCCTATAACGTGGTCGGTGATGTAGCTGAAGTAGATAATCGTCGCAGCCTGCAAGAAATTCAATTCCCGATTCTCATCATCGCCGGCAAGCGGGATACAACCACACCAGAGCCAACCGCACGAGAATTGTTCGACGGACTCAAGCAACGCCAAAAACGTTTTGTGAGCGTTGATGCCGGGCATATGGATGGGATGGTGTTTCCTGAAGCGAAGGTCGCGTACAAGCAGCTCTTGCAAGACGTTGAGAATAGTAAATAA
- a CDS encoding peptidylprolyl isomerase has product MIKAQTKYLTRHMAIAFGISVVAMNLAYADEQKAATKAPIKNAAKPSMQDVLKASKASDWRPLDPQNTLYLEMDKGRVVIELVPEFAPKNIENIKKLVREGYFDGLAMIRSQDNYVAQWGDADEKREFKTAAKTVDGEFTVKYSAKSAFTRLPDHDGYAPQVGHAKGFAAGRDPKSRTTWLAHCYGAIGVARGNETNSGNGSSLYAVTGHAPRNLDRNITVVGKVMQGMELLSTLPRGTGALGFYEKAEERTPIKSVRIAADVPEAERSKLEVFRTDTASFQALVEAQRNRGGEWYKFAANHIELCNVPVPVRTVK; this is encoded by the coding sequence ATGATTAAAGCTCAGACTAAATATTTGACCCGCCATATGGCTATTGCGTTCGGTATCTCGGTGGTCGCGATGAATCTCGCCTATGCCGATGAGCAAAAAGCGGCAACGAAAGCGCCGATCAAGAATGCGGCCAAACCGAGCATGCAAGATGTACTGAAAGCCTCAAAGGCAAGCGATTGGCGCCCACTTGATCCACAGAACACGCTTTACCTTGAAATGGATAAAGGTCGCGTGGTGATTGAGTTGGTCCCCGAATTTGCGCCAAAAAATATCGAGAACATAAAGAAGCTTGTGCGTGAAGGCTACTTCGACGGATTAGCCATGATTCGTTCACAAGATAACTATGTCGCGCAGTGGGGCGATGCGGATGAGAAGCGTGAATTTAAAACCGCAGCCAAGACCGTCGATGGTGAGTTCACTGTGAAGTATTCAGCGAAATCAGCATTCACGCGTTTGCCAGACCATGATGGTTACGCGCCACAAGTCGGACACGCCAAAGGTTTTGCGGCTGGCCGTGATCCGAAATCTCGAACCACGTGGCTGGCGCATTGCTATGGCGCGATCGGTGTGGCGCGTGGCAACGAAACGAATAGCGGTAATGGCAGCTCTTTATATGCGGTCACAGGTCATGCGCCACGCAACCTCGATCGTAATATCACGGTCGTTGGTAAAGTGATGCAGGGCATGGAACTATTGAGCACCTTACCGCGTGGCACTGGTGCTTTGGGGTTTTATGAAAAAGCCGAAGAGCGCACGCCGATCAAATCGGTGCGTATCGCCGCCGATGTTCCAGAGGCGGAGCGCAGCAAACTTGAAGTATTCAGAACTGATACCGCGAGCTTCCAAGCTTTAGTCGAAGCGCAACGTAATCGTGGTGGCGAATGGTATAAATTTGCTGCCAACCATATTGAGTTGTGCAATGTGCCAGTGCCTGTGCGCACGGTGAAATAA
- the rimP gene encoding ribosome maturation factor RimP, which produces MQLLELIEKTVNGTGYDLVDFERAERGLLRVYIDLLPEEVEEKGHVNVEDCAKVSHQLSHVLTVEEVNYERLEVSSPGLDRPLKKLADFSRFVGEKATVKLRLPMPGTPNRKNFEGILHEPEGETLKLEFETKDGAAMLEFTLADLDKARLVPQVDFRSRKA; this is translated from the coding sequence TTGCAGTTGTTGGAACTAATTGAAAAGACAGTTAACGGAACGGGCTATGATCTGGTCGATTTTGAACGAGCAGAGCGTGGTCTATTGCGCGTTTACATTGATCTTTTGCCCGAAGAAGTTGAAGAAAAAGGTCATGTGAACGTTGAGGACTGCGCGAAAGTGAGTCATCAATTGTCGCACGTGTTGACGGTTGAGGAAGTGAACTATGAGCGCCTGGAAGTTTCTTCACCAGGTCTCGATCGTCCTTTGAAAAAATTAGCGGACTTTAGCCGTTTCGTTGGTGAAAAGGCGACCGTTAAATTACGTTTGCCGATGCCTGGCACGCCAAATCGTAAAAATTTTGAAGGTATTTTGCATGAGCCTGAAGGGGAAACTCTGAAGCTCGAATTTGAAACAAAAGATGGCGCGGCGATGCTTGAGTTTACGCTCGCTGATTTGGATAAGGCACGTTTGGTGCCGCAAGTGGATTTTAGGAGTCGCAAAGCATGA
- a CDS encoding NUDIX hydrolase yields the protein MKFCSECAAPVSWQIPADDTRERFVCTSCGTIHYQNPKMVVGTVPVWDLDGDLKILLCKRAIEPRLGYWTLPAGFMENNETSSQAAQRETIEEAGANIELHELFSILNVPHVHQVHLFYRATLLDTNFAAGTESLDVQLFAEHEIPWDEIAFPTVASTLQFFFADQKARLQGGRFELHAHDFIKQDQMRSS from the coding sequence ATGAAATTCTGTTCTGAGTGCGCTGCACCAGTAAGCTGGCAAATCCCCGCTGACGATACGCGTGAGCGTTTCGTTTGTACATCTTGCGGCACCATCCATTATCAGAATCCGAAAATGGTAGTCGGCACAGTACCTGTGTGGGACTTGGACGGCGATCTGAAAATTCTTTTATGCAAGCGCGCCATCGAACCTCGCCTTGGCTATTGGACGCTCCCAGCGGGCTTTATGGAAAATAACGAAACCAGCAGCCAAGCCGCGCAACGCGAAACCATAGAAGAAGCTGGTGCCAATATCGAACTGCATGAGCTATTCTCAATCCTGAACGTACCTCACGTACATCAGGTTCATTTGTTTTATAGAGCAACGTTACTCGACACGAATTTTGCAGCAGGCACGGAGAGCCTCGACGTTCAGCTTTTTGCCGAACACGAAATACCTTGGGATGAAATCGCCTTCCCCACTGTCGCGAGCACGCTGCAATTCTTCTTTGCCGATCAAAAAGCGCGGCTTCAAGGTGGCCGTTTTGAATTGCACGCACATGATTTCATCAAGCAAGATCAGATGCGCTCCTCTTGA
- the aat gene encoding leucyl/phenylalanyl-tRNA--protein transferase, translating into MIPWLEGDSPFPDVSEALTAAQGAPGLLAAGADLSPPRLLEAYRHGIFPWYSEGQPILWWSTDPRMVLMTDDLKIADSLRRNYRKAQKDPRWEFRFNTAFKEVMLACAAPRRDQPGTWITSDIITAYCSLHRLGYAHSSETWLDGELVGGAYGICLGKMFYGESMFARVSDASKMAFLHLVQHLRQQGVKMIDCQQETAHLARFGAKPIPRTEFISRMVRAQSAGTVEFPGTSNPTNALSVTK; encoded by the coding sequence ATGATTCCCTGGTTAGAAGGCGATTCACCTTTTCCTGATGTCAGCGAAGCCCTCACTGCAGCACAAGGTGCTCCAGGACTTCTCGCGGCAGGCGCCGATTTATCGCCGCCGCGCTTGCTTGAAGCCTATCGCCACGGCATCTTCCCATGGTATTCAGAAGGACAACCTATCCTATGGTGGTCGACCGACCCCAGAATGGTCTTAATGACCGACGACCTCAAAATCGCTGATAGCTTACGACGCAACTATCGCAAAGCACAAAAAGATCCGCGCTGGGAATTTCGCTTTAACACTGCGTTTAAGGAAGTCATGCTCGCTTGCGCCGCGCCACGTCGAGACCAACCAGGCACTTGGATTACATCCGATATCATCACCGCCTACTGCTCTTTACATCGACTCGGTTATGCCCACTCGTCCGAGACTTGGCTCGATGGCGAACTGGTGGGAGGCGCCTACGGCATCTGTCTAGGTAAAATGTTTTATGGCGAATCGATGTTTGCTCGCGTCAGTGATGCCTCAAAGATGGCGTTTTTACATTTAGTACAACACCTACGCCAACAAGGTGTGAAAATGATAGACTGCCAGCAAGAAACGGCGCATCTGGCTCGTTTTGGTGCCAAGCCTATCCCGCGTACTGAATTTATTTCGAGGATGGTGCGAGCACAGAGTGCTGGCACAGTAGAGTTCCCCGGCACCTCGAATCCAACTAATGCGCTCAGCGTTACCAAGTGA
- a CDS encoding arginyltransferase has product MQIQFYATAPYACSYLPDQQARSQVATPAHLIGSEVYAALVNQGFRRSGVFVYRPYCDACDACVPVRTKVQEFRPNRSQRRAWKQHQDLQTHICELEFEEEHFALYQRYQKMRHAGGGMDQDDREQYTQFLLQSKVDTRLVEFRDEHDVLRMVSIIDVLEDGLSSVYTFYDPEVSGSAYGTYNVLWQLQQAADLGMPYLYLGYWIQESKKMSYKTNFQPLQGLYNGTWQDF; this is encoded by the coding sequence ATCCAAATTCAATTCTACGCAACTGCACCTTATGCTTGCAGCTATTTACCAGATCAGCAGGCGCGCTCACAAGTTGCAACACCCGCTCACTTGATTGGCAGCGAAGTCTATGCGGCTCTCGTGAACCAAGGTTTTCGGCGCAGCGGTGTGTTTGTCTATCGCCCCTATTGTGATGCCTGCGATGCCTGCGTCCCGGTTCGTACCAAAGTTCAAGAGTTCCGCCCTAATCGTAGCCAAAGACGTGCTTGGAAACAGCATCAAGATTTACAAACACACATCTGCGAGCTGGAATTTGAAGAAGAACATTTCGCCTTGTACCAGCGTTATCAAAAGATGCGTCATGCCGGTGGCGGCATGGATCAAGACGATCGCGAACAATACACTCAGTTTTTATTACAAAGCAAAGTCGACACGCGCCTCGTCGAATTCCGAGATGAACACGATGTGCTACGCATGGTCAGTATCATCGACGTTCTCGAAGATGGTTTGTCTTCGGTCTACACCTTTTACGACCCCGAGGTCTCGGGCAGTGCATATGGCACCTATAACGTTCTTTGGCAATTACAACAAGCGGCTGATTTAGGCATGCCTTATTTATATTTAGGATACTGGATACAAGAAAGTAAAAAGATGTCCTACAAAACCAATTTCCAACCCTTGCAGGGCCTTTATAACGGCACTTGGCAAGACTTCTAA
- a CDS encoding quinone-dependent dihydroorotate dehydrogenase, protein MSNQLLYSLARPFLFFMDAESAHDFTLPSLKRAHNMGLTKLISKPVADPRRVMGIDFPNPVGLAAGLDKDGRYIDGLASLGFGFIEIGTVTPRAQPGNPKPRMFRLPQANAIINRMGFNNGGVDAFVANVQASQFYQDKLGVLGLNIGKNADTPIEKAADDYLHCLEKVYPYASYVTVNISSPNTKNLRQLQGASELDDLLSQLKGAQQRLADQHKRYVPLTLKIAPDIDSEQIKTIAESLLRHKIDGVIATNTTITRDAVKGLQHGEEAGGLSGEPVFELSNKVVRALKSELGDALPIIGVGGIFSGADAVSKMQAGASLVQVYSGLIYRGPALVKDCADAIRLAK, encoded by the coding sequence ATGTCCAATCAATTGCTTTACTCACTGGCTCGCCCTTTCTTGTTTTTCATGGACGCTGAAAGCGCGCATGACTTCACACTCCCGAGCCTAAAACGCGCTCACAATATGGGCTTGACCAAATTGATCAGCAAGCCTGTCGCTGATCCACGCAGAGTGATGGGAATTGATTTTCCGAATCCTGTTGGCTTGGCGGCAGGTCTCGATAAAGATGGTCGTTATATTGACGGCCTGGCCTCGCTCGGTTTCGGATTTATCGAGATTGGAACGGTGACACCACGCGCCCAGCCTGGCAATCCCAAACCACGTATGTTCCGTCTACCGCAAGCCAATGCCATTATCAATCGCATGGGCTTTAATAACGGCGGCGTCGATGCTTTTGTCGCCAACGTGCAAGCTTCGCAGTTTTATCAAGACAAACTGGGGGTACTCGGTCTCAACATCGGCAAAAACGCCGATACACCGATCGAAAAAGCGGCCGACGACTACCTACACTGCTTAGAAAAAGTGTATCCGTATGCTAGTTACGTGACCGTGAATATTTCCTCACCGAATACGAAGAACTTACGTCAGCTTCAAGGTGCCAGTGAACTCGATGATCTACTCTCCCAATTAAAAGGTGCACAACAACGCCTCGCTGATCAGCACAAACGTTACGTGCCACTGACATTGAAAATCGCACCAGATATCGACAGCGAACAAATCAAAACCATCGCCGAATCTTTATTGCGCCATAAAATCGATGGTGTGATCGCCACCAATACCACCATCACGCGCGATGCAGTCAAAGGCTTGCAGCATGGCGAAGAAGCAGGCGGCCTCTCTGGCGAACCCGTGTTCGAGTTATCGAATAAAGTGGTACGCGCATTGAAATCAGAATTAGGCGATGCCTTGCCTATCATCGGCGTTGGCGGCATTTTCTCTGGCGCCGACGCAGTCAGCAAAATGCAAGCGGGTGCTTCTTTAGTACAAGTATATTCAGGCCTCATTTATCGCGGCCCGGCGTTGGTGAAAGACTGTGCCGATGCAATTCGTTTAGCTAAGTAA
- the scpB gene encoding SMC-Scp complex subunit ScpB has protein sequence MITADAKRVLETALLCAHEPLTINMMKKLFMDGSEQEEVVGADTIKLMLEEVRQDWSEKGIMLVSLSTGWRFQSRPEMRVFIDRLNPEKPPKYSRATLETLAIIAYRQPVTRGDIEEIRGVAVASQMIKTLEDRGWIETVGHREVPGRPALFATTKQFLSDLGLSSLDQLPPLQEVGKEEAESDNAVAVDTATPELAMFDQLEQAGELAQQLNEMGSESSGELSNEIESATATAETDAAVATQEIVPVSDSENSEPAVEAEQAQDETEELKQNESSTVSEDQTTPIVDEVREDAAADEVNAVETETSVEQDSETTADLSAEPLTGSTSHSAEELDVNHEEVPPTTNEETGEAQS, from the coding sequence ATGATTACTGCAGATGCCAAGCGTGTCCTTGAAACCGCATTACTATGCGCACATGAGCCGCTGACAATCAATATGATGAAAAAACTGTTCATGGACGGTAGTGAACAAGAGGAAGTGGTTGGAGCCGATACGATTAAATTAATGCTGGAAGAAGTGCGCCAGGATTGGTCTGAAAAAGGCATTATGTTGGTGTCGCTATCGACTGGATGGCGCTTTCAAAGTCGCCCCGAGATGCGTGTCTTTATTGATCGACTGAATCCTGAGAAGCCGCCTAAATATTCGCGTGCAACCTTGGAAACGCTGGCGATTATCGCTTATCGTCAACCTGTCACACGCGGTGATATCGAAGAAATTCGTGGTGTGGCAGTCGCTTCGCAAATGATTAAAACTCTCGAAGATCGTGGTTGGATTGAAACCGTGGGACATCGAGAGGTGCCGGGGCGTCCAGCATTGTTTGCGACGACCAAGCAATTCCTCAGTGATCTCGGTTTATCCTCACTTGATCAATTGCCGCCATTGCAGGAAGTTGGTAAAGAAGAAGCTGAATCTGACAATGCGGTGGCGGTGGATACAGCAACGCCCGAATTGGCGATGTTTGATCAATTGGAGCAAGCCGGCGAGTTGGCGCAGCAACTCAACGAGATGGGCAGTGAGTCGAGCGGTGAGCTGAGTAATGAGATAGAAAGCGCAACAGCGACAGCTGAAACTGATGCTGCTGTCGCTACTCAAGAAATTGTGCCCGTATCCGATTCGGAAAACAGCGAGCCTGCAGTCGAAGCTGAGCAAGCCCAAGACGAGACAGAAGAATTGAAACAAAATGAGTCTTCAACAGTGAGTGAAGACCAAACAACACCGATAGTCGACGAGGTGCGGGAGGACGCGGCGGCCGACGAAGTAAATGCGGTGGAGACAGAAACGAGTGTAGAACAAGACAGTGAAACGACGGCTGACTTGTCTGCTGAACCATTGACGGGTAGCACCTCGCATTCCGCTGAAGAGCTAGATGTGAATCATGAAGAAGTGCCACCTACAACAAACGAAGAAACGGGTGAAGCCCAGTCCTAA
- a CDS encoding class I SAM-dependent methyltransferase, translated as MWSFFRKKKEYDCPICAAKGELLDTVDLNKHCEVSKRGALPRSGVAIEYYLCSDCRFCWAPMMHAWSVDEFEEKIYNQDYVYVDPEYIESRPRTNSEMLIANVPHASSIRHLDYGGGNGMLSKLLNEAGWQSSSYDPMVDHDVSIESLGKFDFITSFEVFEHVPDVHRLISDLDQLIADNGIIIFSTITSDEFITPGKKLNWWYAAPRNGHISLFSQNALRRLGHSKNFQFTSFSPALHVFFKSVPEWASHMIKIV; from the coding sequence ATGTGGTCATTTTTTAGAAAAAAGAAAGAATACGACTGCCCAATCTGTGCCGCTAAGGGGGAATTACTGGACACCGTCGACCTGAATAAACACTGCGAAGTATCCAAGCGCGGTGCGCTACCGCGTTCTGGTGTCGCGATTGAGTATTATCTCTGCAGTGATTGTCGATTCTGTTGGGCGCCGATGATGCATGCATGGAGCGTCGACGAGTTCGAAGAGAAAATTTACAACCAAGATTATGTCTATGTCGATCCAGAGTATATCGAAAGTCGACCACGCACAAATTCGGAGATGTTGATTGCAAATGTTCCCCATGCGAGCTCAATCCGCCATTTGGATTACGGCGGTGGTAACGGCATGCTCTCGAAATTACTGAATGAAGCTGGCTGGCAATCAAGCTCGTACGATCCCATGGTTGACCACGACGTTAGCATCGAATCGCTCGGAAAATTCGACTTCATCACAAGCTTCGAAGTATTCGAGCATGTCCCTGACGTTCATCGCTTAATTTCGGATCTTGATCAGCTTATCGCGGACAATGGCATCATCATTTTCTCAACCATTACATCGGATGAATTTATCACGCCAGGCAAGAAACTCAATTGGTGGTACGCAGCACCACGCAACGGACACATCAGTCTCTTCAGCCAAAATGCTTTAAGGCGGCTGGGGCATAGTAAGAACTTTCAGTTTACAAGCTTCTCACCGGCGCTTCATGTCTTTTTTAAGTCGGTGCCGGAATGGGCAAGTCATATGATCAAGATTGTGTAA